The following proteins are encoded in a genomic region of Candidatus Cloacimonadota bacterium:
- a CDS encoding BrnT family toxin has product MKPLRFDWDKTKSKANQKKHGISFEEAQTVFFDENAIEYFDPDHSKTEDRFLLLGLGSSLRILVVLHCYRKRESLIRIISARKATKKEQNV; this is encoded by the coding sequence ATGAAGCCATTACGATTTGACTGGGATAAAACTAAAAGCAAAGCCAATCAAAAGAAACATGGCATTTCATTTGAAGAAGCACAAACCGTCTTTTTTGATGAAAACGCAATTGAATATTTTGATCCTGATCATTCAAAAACTGAAGACAGATTCCTGCTTTTAGGTCTTGGTTCAAGTCTAAGAATATTGGTAGTCTTACACTGCTATCGAAAAAGAGAATCTTTAATTCGGATTATTTCCGCGAGAAAAGCAACCAAAAAGGAACAAAACGTATA